One region of Methanobrevibacter sp. genomic DNA includes:
- a CDS encoding OB-fold nucleic acid binding domain-containing protein — MQEEILKLYEKIKDQLTEEEFQKEMDELRESNAEISFFDDLDIAKLVLQNHGIESSEITQNNESNEVPFEISLNEESDDETGFIMTEEISEFYDKVKDKISQEDFLARMEHYSKNNKQISFMDPSTFAEMVVGEFRDDEVEMVSEKPEFANNTIDKLEDGSKDVTISGRVISISNPRSFKTRKGQSGEVCNVELMDSTGKIRAVFWTQNIKLLKNVNEGNIIQIKNVDIKEGYSGLEANLRPRSILVHLDEDPSKFPEYKEIITDIADIKPETKVNIIARIVRIPTIRSYEKNGKEGKVASIELQDYSGKITYTLWNKNVELIEDLKLEDGDTVKIIQAQARERMNRDGESEISLTHWDGRIIKGDFDVPEVKQEFTPIGDVYELKDVSIKGIVSRLQDIRTFIRKTDNTEGRLRNFDVRDITGEIRVTLWGDDTDLPINKGDIIKVIGGDVRYDEYTQSQYSMNTNFNTQITINPENLSTEELDELNKLREELRPIPIGEIYEIDDDGIEIDVIGRILSVDDVNEFQREDGTVGTVRSLMFADESGKVRLSLWNERAQEEYSVGDAYRIENARTRLGMYSVDLNIGSGARLIRLSEEQASAMFIPELSSLEKALYDYKKISDIDEDDQDIIVIGRVIELSEIHEFERDNGDSGFVRNIEIADETGSLRVVLWDADAKREFEMGQPIKLQNPRFDLDNDSRIEAIVNRNTAILEPSESEIEKLPSQDELMEAIYVPKTIESLAEDDVNVCVTGTIVEVDSNRIISKKCPSCNGYVEGGEDENVCDNCGHVFDEPKTLLMVPLRIEDDTGDIKVTFFDKLAEELIGMKKEEIVNLVDDGYGIEEKLEDLNGETIEIIANVSFDMYSEENRLNPKKILSKYY, encoded by the coding sequence ATGCAAGAAGAAATTTTAAAATTATACGAAAAAATCAAAGACCAACTTACTGAAGAAGAATTCCAAAAGGAAATGGATGAACTTCGTGAAAGCAATGCTGAAATATCATTTTTCGATGATTTGGATATTGCAAAATTGGTTTTACAAAATCACGGAATCGAATCTTCAGAAATTACACAAAATAATGAATCTAATGAAGTACCTTTTGAAATCAGTTTAAATGAGGAATCTGATGATGAAACCGGATTTATCATGACTGAAGAAATTTCGGAATTTTACGATAAAGTTAAAGATAAAATTTCTCAGGAAGACTTTTTAGCCAGAATGGAACATTATAGTAAAAATAACAAACAGATTTCATTTATGGATCCTTCTACATTTGCTGAAATGGTGGTTGGCGAATTTAGAGATGATGAAGTGGAAATGGTTTCTGAAAAACCTGAATTTGCTAATAATACAATTGACAAACTTGAAGATGGAAGTAAGGATGTCACTATTTCCGGTAGGGTCATCTCTATTTCAAATCCGAGATCATTTAAAACACGTAAAGGTCAGAGCGGTGAAGTCTGCAATGTGGAATTAATGGATAGCACCGGCAAAATCAGAGCAGTTTTCTGGACTCAAAATATTAAACTTCTTAAAAATGTTAATGAAGGAAACATTATTCAAATTAAGAATGTGGATATTAAGGAAGGTTATTCCGGACTTGAAGCTAATTTGAGACCGAGATCCATTCTTGTCCATTTGGATGAAGATCCTTCAAAATTCCCCGAATATAAAGAAATTATCACAGATATTGCAGATATTAAACCCGAAACAAAAGTTAATATAATTGCAAGAATTGTTAGAATCCCAACAATTAGAAGTTATGAAAAGAACGGCAAAGAGGGAAAAGTCGCTTCTATTGAATTACAGGATTATTCCGGAAAAATCACCTACACATTATGGAACAAGAATGTTGAGTTAATTGAAGATTTGAAACTTGAAGATGGAGATACAGTTAAAATCATCCAGGCACAAGCTCGTGAAAGAATGAATAGGGATGGTGAAAGTGAAATCTCATTAACCCATTGGGATGGCAGAATCATTAAAGGAGATTTCGATGTTCCTGAAGTTAAACAAGAATTCACACCTATCGGAGATGTATATGAATTAAAAGATGTTTCAATTAAAGGTATCGTCTCCAGACTTCAAGATATCAGAACATTTATAAGAAAAACTGATAATACCGAAGGAAGATTAAGGAATTTTGATGTAAGGGACATTACCGGTGAAATCAGAGTAACGTTATGGGGTGATGATACAGATTTGCCAATAAATAAAGGCGATATTATCAAAGTTATTGGTGGAGATGTAAGGTATGATGAATACACTCAGAGTCAATACTCAATGAATACCAATTTTAACACTCAGATTACTATTAATCCTGAAAATTTATCAACTGAGGAATTAGATGAATTAAACAAATTAAGAGAGGAATTAAGACCTATTCCAATTGGGGAAATTTATGAAATTGATGATGATGGAATTGAAATTGATGTTATTGGCAGGATTCTTTCAGTAGATGATGTTAACGAATTCCAAAGAGAAGATGGCACTGTTGGCACTGTACGTTCATTAATGTTTGCTGATGAATCCGGTAAAGTCAGATTGTCTTTATGGAATGAACGTGCTCAGGAAGAATATAGTGTAGGTGATGCCTACAGAATAGAAAATGCAAGAACCAGGCTTGGTATGTACAGTGTTGATTTAAATATCGGAAGCGGAGCCCGTCTTATTAGATTATCTGAAGAACAAGCTTCTGCAATGTTTATTCCCGAGTTATCTTCACTGGAAAAAGCATTATATGATTATAAGAAAATTTCTGATATTGATGAGGATGACCAGGATATTATTGTTATAGGCAGAGTTATTGAATTAAGTGAAATTCACGAATTTGAAAGGGATAATGGTGATTCAGGTTTTGTTAGAAATATAGAAATCGCTGATGAAACAGGTTCTCTTAGAGTGGTTTTATGGGATGCTGATGCAAAAAGAGAGTTTGAAATGGGTCAGCCAATTAAGTTACAAAATCCCCGCTTTGATTTAGATAATGATAGTAGGATTGAAGCTATTGTTAACAGAAATACAGCAATTTTAGAACCTAGTGAAAGCGAAATTGAAAAATTACCTTCTCAGGATGAATTAATGGAAGCGATATACGTTCCAAAAACCATTGAATCATTAGCTGAAGATGATGTTAATGTTTGTGTAACAGGTACTATTGTAGAGGTTGATTCTAATAGAATTATCAGCAAAAAATGCCCTTCATGTAATGGTTATGTAGAGGGTGGTGAAGATGAAAATGTTTGTGACAATTGCGGACATGTATTTGATGAACCGAAGACTCTTCTTATGGTTCCTTTAAGAATTGAAGATGACACCGGCGATATTAAAGTAACTTTCTTTGATAAGCTTGCTGAAGAATTAATCGGCATGAAAAAAGAAGAAATTGTCAATCTTGTTGATGACGGTTATGGAATTGAAGAGAAACTTGAAGATTTAAATGGTGAAACTATTGAAATTATAGCCAATGTCAGTTTTGACATGTATAGTGAAGAAAATAGGTTAAATCCTAAGAAAATTTTATCAAAATATTATTAA
- the radA gene encoding DNA repair and recombination protein RadA, whose protein sequence is MVELSDLPGVGEKTAEKLKDAGFADMMRLATATAKELSVKAEIGEGVAEKVIEAARKSENIDFETAFEVDERRKDVGYITVGSQEFNDLIGGGIETQSITEVFGEFGSGKSQISHELAVTVQLPKELGGLDGECVFVDTENTFRPERVRQIAEGFELDVDEVLQKIHVARAFNSSHQILMVDKINDLIQSGRNVRLVIVDSLMAHFRAEYVGRESLAVRQQKLNQHLHSLQQIANTYNVAVFITNQVQAKPDSFFGSPTKAIGGHVLGHASTYRIWLKKGLAGKRIARLVDSPHLPEGECVFKITSEGIVS, encoded by the coding sequence ATGGTTGAGCTAAGTGATTTACCAGGTGTTGGTGAAAAAACAGCAGAAAAATTAAAAGACGCTGGTTTTGCTGATATGATGAGATTGGCAACCGCCACTGCAAAAGAATTATCAGTAAAAGCAGAAATCGGTGAAGGGGTTGCTGAAAAAGTTATTGAAGCAGCCCGTAAATCTGAAAACATTGATTTTGAAACTGCATTTGAAGTCGATGAAAGAAGAAAAGATGTTGGTTACATTACTGTAGGCAGCCAGGAATTCAATGACTTAATTGGTGGGGGGATTGAAACTCAATCCATCACTGAAGTATTCGGTGAATTCGGATCTGGTAAAAGTCAGATTTCCCATGAATTGGCAGTAACTGTTCAATTACCTAAGGAATTAGGTGGTCTTGATGGTGAATGTGTATTTGTGGATACTGAAAACACTTTCCGTCCTGAAAGAGTTAGACAAATTGCTGAAGGATTTGAATTGGATGTTGATGAGGTCTTGCAAAAAATTCATGTCGCCCGTGCATTCAACTCTTCTCATCAGATTTTAATGGTTGATAAAATTAATGATCTGATTCAAAGTGGAAGAAATGTTAGATTAGTTATTGTTGATTCATTAATGGCTCATTTTAGAGCAGAATATGTTGGAAGGGAGTCTTTGGCTGTAAGACAGCAAAAATTAAACCAACATTTGCATTCACTTCAACAAATTGCTAATACATATAATGTTGCAGTATTTATTACAAACCAAGTTCAGGCTAAACCTGATTCTTTCTTCGGAAGTCCTACAAAAGCTATTGGTGGGCACGTTTTAGGACATGCATCTACTTATAGGATTTGGCTTAAAAAGGGATTGGCCGGAAAGAGAATTGCACGTTTAGTTGATTCTCCTCATTTGCCTGAAGGTGAATGCGTATTTAAAATTACTAGCGAAGGTATCGTTAGCTAA
- a CDS encoding AEC family transporter, which translates to MDAIIVTIFSIVIMIGLGYVLKRIDFLSEKDIDPFNKIVMYILMPCMIFHAIYNADLSSLSQLSVLPLIILLSSFATGIISYLILKRLNLDDKKLWSVLVTVMIANTAFMGYPVNLGIFGQSGFLRAIFCDIATLCIFLLLSFVLILKFGGTIKTAVRKIALFPPLWAVISGIIFNLLNIPIGGVLENTINYLGQGAIPLIMITLGLSIDFSALSRNKSMIFFTSIMKLLFFPLAAFLIATQLGLVDLQYKVSIIEAAMPSGMLSLLLAISYNLDYEMTSDCILINTVISLITLPIIIVLL; encoded by the coding sequence ATGGATGCAATTATTGTTACTATTTTTTCAATCGTTATAATGATCGGGCTCGGATATGTTCTTAAACGAATTGACTTCTTATCTGAAAAAGACATTGATCCTTTTAATAAAATAGTAATGTATATTTTAATGCCCTGCATGATTTTTCATGCAATTTACAATGCCGATTTATCCTCGCTTTCACAGCTGAGCGTATTGCCTTTAATTATTTTACTTTCATCATTTGCTACTGGAATCATTTCATATCTAATTTTAAAAAGATTAAATCTTGATGATAAAAAGTTATGGAGTGTTTTAGTTACAGTAATGATTGCAAATACTGCATTTATGGGGTATCCTGTCAATTTAGGTATTTTCGGCCAAAGCGGTTTTTTAAGAGCAATTTTTTGTGATATTGCAACACTATGTATCTTCTTGTTGCTGTCCTTTGTTTTAATTTTAAAATTCGGCGGAACTATAAAAACTGCAGTAAGAAAGATTGCGCTTTTCCCACCACTATGGGCAGTCATTTCAGGTATAATCTTCAATTTATTGAATATTCCTATAGGAGGAGTTTTAGAAAACACTATTAACTATTTAGGCCAAGGTGCTATTCCTTTAATCATGATTACTTTAGGTTTATCAATTGACTTTTCGGCCTTGTCTAGAAACAAGTCCATGATTTTTTTCACTTCAATCATGAAATTGTTGTTTTTCCCATTGGCTGCATTTTTAATTGCAACCCAACTTGGTTTAGTTGATTTGCAGTATAAGGTTTCAATTATTGAAGCTGCAATGCCTTCGGGAATGTTGTCCTTGCTACTTGCTATTTCTTATAATCTGGACTATGAAATGACATCTGACTGCATACTGATCAATACTGTAATCTCTTTGATTACACTTCCTATAATTATTGTATTATTGTAG
- a CDS encoding CoB--CoM heterodisulfide reductase iron-sulfur subunit A family protein — protein MAEEIKDNNEEIRIGVYVCHCGVNVGGVVDCPDVAEYAMTLPNVVYATDYKYMCSDPGQAMIQEDIKEKGLNRIVVAACSPRLHEPTFRRCVEEAGLNKFLFEFANLREQDSWVHMSQPEEATEKAKDLTRMAVAKARLLEPLEATKVAVENKALVIGGGVCGIQTALDLGDMGFKTYMVERNPTIGGRMGQLDKTFPTLDCSMCILAPKMVDCAKHENIELISYAEVKEVDGYIGNFHVKVEKKPRYVDEEDCTGCGSCVEACPIEIPNYYDEGVGMVKAAYIPFPQAVPLCATIDKDYCIECMLCDQACEIGAIDHNQEATEIELEVGTIIAAIGYDPFDPSGIYQYGYGRYSNVITAMEIERMINASGPTGGHVVKPSDGIEPKRIAFIHCVGSRDETIGKPYCSRVCCMYSMKNAQLAIDHEPDTEVTCYYMDIRAFGKGYEEFYKTSQEKYGIEFIRGKPAQIFENDDLTLTIRAEDTLLGKVTEYTYDLVVLSIGLEHSAGSDELRQTLGVSKSADGFYMEAHPKLRPVDTLTDGVYIAGVAQGPKDIPDSVAQGSAAASRAAIPMAKGEVEIEPIIASNDEAICGACQVCVELCPYGAIAIATGVGGKEFAQINSALCKGCGTCVGACPSGAMNQQHFKTEQIMAQISAALEDLGK, from the coding sequence ATGGCAGAAGAAATAAAAGATAATAACGAAGAAATAAGGATTGGGGTTTACGTCTGTCACTGTGGTGTAAACGTTGGTGGAGTTGTAGACTGTCCTGATGTTGCAGAATATGCAATGACATTACCTAACGTAGTTTATGCGACTGACTACAAATACATGTGTTCTGACCCAGGTCAAGCTATGATTCAAGAAGACATTAAAGAGAAAGGATTAAACAGAATTGTTGTAGCTGCATGTTCCCCTCGTCTTCACGAACCTACTTTCCGTAGATGTGTAGAAGAAGCTGGTTTAAACAAATTTTTATTTGAATTTGCTAACTTAAGAGAACAAGACTCTTGGGTACACATGAGCCAACCTGAAGAAGCAACCGAAAAAGCTAAAGATTTAACTCGTATGGCTGTTGCAAAAGCAAGATTGCTCGAACCATTAGAAGCTACTAAAGTAGCAGTAGAAAACAAAGCATTAGTTATCGGTGGTGGAGTATGTGGTATTCAAACCGCTTTAGACTTAGGTGATATGGGATTCAAAACCTACATGGTAGAAAGAAACCCAACCATCGGTGGAAGAATGGGACAATTAGATAAAACTTTCCCTACTCTCGACTGTTCAATGTGTATTTTAGCACCTAAGATGGTAGACTGTGCAAAACACGAAAACATTGAGTTAATCTCCTATGCTGAAGTTAAAGAAGTTGACGGATACATCGGTAACTTCCATGTTAAAGTTGAAAAGAAACCTAGATACGTAGACGAAGAAGATTGTACCGGATGTGGATCCTGTGTAGAAGCTTGTCCTATCGAAATACCTAACTACTACGACGAAGGTGTAGGTATGGTAAAAGCTGCATACATCCCGTTCCCTCAAGCTGTACCATTATGTGCAACCATTGATAAAGATTACTGTATCGAATGTATGTTATGTGACCAAGCTTGTGAAATTGGAGCTATTGACCACAATCAAGAAGCAACTGAAATTGAATTAGAAGTCGGTACTATTATTGCTGCTATCGGTTATGACCCATTCGACCCATCTGGAATTTACCAATATGGATACGGACGTTACAGTAACGTTATTACTGCTATGGAAATTGAAAGGATGATTAACGCATCCGGTCCTACCGGCGGACACGTAGTCAAACCTTCCGATGGTATTGAACCTAAACGTATTGCATTCATCCACTGTGTAGGTTCAAGGGATGAAACTATTGGAAAACCTTACTGTTCCAGAGTATGTTGTATGTACTCCATGAAAAACGCTCAATTAGCTATTGACCACGAACCTGATACCGAAGTAACCTGTTACTACATGGATATCCGTGCATTCGGTAAAGGTTATGAAGAGTTCTACAAAACTTCTCAAGAAAAATACGGTATTGAATTTATCAGAGGTAAACCAGCACAAATCTTCGAAAACGATGATTTAACCTTAACTATCAGAGCAGAAGATACTTTACTCGGTAAAGTAACCGAATACACATACGACTTAGTTGTATTAAGTATCGGTCTTGAACACTCTGCAGGATCTGATGAACTCAGACAAACTTTAGGTGTTTCCAAATCCGCAGACGGATTCTACATGGAAGCTCACCCAAAACTCAGACCTGTTGACACTTTAACTGACGGTGTTTACATTGCTGGTGTAGCTCAAGGTCCTAAAGATATTCCTGACTCCGTAGCTCAAGGTTCCGCTGCAGCATCCAGAGCAGCAATCCCAATGGCTAAAGGTGAAGTAGAAATCGAACCTATTATTGCATCCAACGATGAAGCTATTTGTGGTGCTTGCCAAGTATGTGTCGAATTATGTCCATACGGTGCTATTGCTATTGCAACTGGCGTAGGTGGAAAAGAATTTGCACAAATCAACTCTGCATTATGTAAAGGATGTGGTACTTGTGTAGGTGCATGTCCATCTGGTGCAATGAACCAACAACACTTCAAAACCGAGCAAATTATGGCACAAATCAGTGCTGCTCTTGAAGACTTAGGTAAATAG
- the glyA gene encoding serine hydroxymethyltransferase gives MTDYHDEILDFEKIAKEHTEYMRNSINLIASENVTSVEVTEAVATDFAHRYAEGQAFQRLYEGCQYVDLIEDKTKKLSCKVYDCDYANVQPVSGVTANLAAFFGFAKPGEKVMALEVPSGGHISHADVSAAGIRGLKTVFHPLDKNIMNIDIDAMNKKILEEKPEIILFGGSLFLFPHPIKEAREAADEVGATIMYDGAHVLGLIAGKQFQQPLKEGADVMMGSTHKTFPGPQGGIILSGKENEDRIDNAVFPGVVSNHHLHHLLGLGIATAEMLEFGEAYAKQIIKNAQALGQAMYERGFNVLCEDQGFTQSHQIAVDLTNIRSASDIAHELADNNVILNKNLLPGDNRDNSDDPSGIRIGTQEITRRGLKEKEMDEVAEFIKRVAVDKEDIADEVAEFMNQYTKLDYAFSDREAYQYHKL, from the coding sequence ATGACTGATTATCATGATGAAATTTTAGACTTTGAAAAAATTGCAAAAGAACATACTGAATATATGAGAAACAGTATCAATCTTATTGCTTCTGAAAATGTAACTAGTGTTGAAGTAACCGAAGCAGTAGCAACCGATTTCGCTCACAGATATGCAGAAGGTCAGGCCTTCCAAAGACTTTACGAAGGTTGCCAATACGTAGATTTAATTGAAGATAAAACTAAAAAACTTTCCTGTAAAGTTTATGATTGTGATTATGCTAACGTTCAGCCGGTTTCCGGTGTAACTGCAAATCTCGCGGCATTTTTCGGATTTGCAAAACCTGGTGAAAAAGTAATGGCTCTTGAAGTGCCTTCCGGAGGACACATTTCCCACGCTGATGTAAGTGCAGCTGGTATTCGTGGATTAAAAACCGTTTTCCACCCATTGGATAAAAACATTATGAATATTGATATTGATGCTATGAACAAAAAAATCCTCGAAGAAAAACCTGAAATTATTTTATTCGGTGGAAGTTTATTCTTATTCCCTCATCCTATTAAAGAAGCTCGTGAAGCTGCTGATGAAGTTGGAGCTACAATCATGTACGATGGGGCTCATGTGTTAGGTTTGATTGCTGGAAAACAATTCCAACAACCTCTTAAAGAAGGTGCAGATGTCATGATGGGAAGTACCCACAAAACATTCCCTGGCCCTCAAGGTGGAATCATTCTCTCAGGCAAGGAAAATGAGGACAGAATTGATAATGCAGTATTCCCTGGTGTTGTAAGTAACCACCACTTGCACCATTTACTTGGTTTAGGTATTGCAACTGCTGAAATGTTGGAGTTCGGTGAAGCTTATGCAAAACAAATCATTAAAAACGCTCAGGCATTAGGTCAGGCAATGTATGAAAGAGGATTCAACGTTTTATGTGAAGATCAAGGTTTTACACAATCTCACCAAATTGCAGTGGATTTAACCAACATCAGATCAGCATCTGATATTGCACATGAATTGGCTGATAATAATGTTATTTTAAATAAAAATCTTTTACCTGGTGATAATAGGGATAATTCTGATGATCCGTCTGGTATTAGAATAGGTACTCAGGAAATTACCAGAAGAGGATTAAAAGAAAAAGAAATGGATGAAGTTGCTGAATTCATCAAACGTGTGGCTGTTGATAAAGAAGATATTGCTGATGAAGTTGCTGAATTCATGAATCAGTATACAAAACTTGATTACGCATTCTCTGATAGGGAAGCTTATCAATATCACAAATTATAG
- a CDS encoding dihydromethanopterin reductase (acceptor), which translates to MRIAFAFTGAGHLLRESVVLAEKLAKDHEVTILLSGASEEVLKMYGLYERVAGLTGGKYRELATDSNQKFSYPITGRLSLGKYDLLIVSPATANTVSKIVYGIADTLVTNAVAQSGKGAVPVYMVPVDIHPGPIDTVLPSKIEFLKCQDCDECVASLACEQGAIIPHEEIDLTKCIGCGLCRNTCPYDAISEGKIVTIYMRDIDIENTHKLAEMDAIHIFENPEEILDKI; encoded by the coding sequence ATGAGAATTGCATTTGCATTTACTGGAGCAGGTCATTTACTTAGGGAATCAGTTGTATTAGCTGAAAAACTAGCTAAAGACCATGAAGTCACTATTTTATTATCAGGGGCTAGCGAAGAAGTTCTTAAGATGTATGGGCTTTATGAGCGTGTTGCAGGTTTAACTGGTGGTAAATACCGTGAACTTGCTACTGATTCCAATCAAAAATTTTCATATCCAATTACTGGCCGCCTTTCCCTTGGGAAATATGATTTATTAATAGTTTCACCAGCTACAGCAAATACAGTTTCGAAAATCGTTTATGGAATAGCAGATACATTAGTTACAAATGCAGTGGCTCAGTCTGGAAAAGGCGCTGTTCCAGTATATATGGTGCCGGTTGACATTCATCCGGGTCCAATAGATACTGTTCTTCCATCAAAAATTGAATTTTTGAAATGTCAGGACTGTGATGAATGCGTTGCATCTCTGGCTTGTGAACAGGGCGCTATTATCCCCCATGAAGAAATCGATTTGACAAAATGTATTGGTTGTGGCCTGTGTAGAAATACCTGTCCTTATGATGCAATTTCTGAAGGCAAAATCGTTACAATCTATATGAGGGATATTGATATTGAAAATACTCACAAATTAGCAGAAATGGATGCTATTCATATATTTGAAAATCCTGAAGAGATCTTAGATAAAATCTAA
- a CDS encoding DUF192 domain-containing protein produces the protein MILNKTTNTTIDIKITLADTFFKRFKGLMLKKDFEGGLLFTDFKDSSIHTQFMRFEIEAYFLDENKTIFEKTSLKPWKFYKPKKQAKFILETKKDKLKLKMGDSLDFI, from the coding sequence ATGATTTTAAATAAAACCACAAATACAACAATCGATATCAAAATAACATTGGCAGATACTTTTTTTAAACGTTTTAAAGGATTGATGTTGAAAAAAGATTTTGAAGGCGGATTGCTGTTTACTGATTTTAAGGATTCGAGCATCCATACCCAGTTTATGAGATTTGAAATTGAAGCATATTTTCTAGATGAAAACAAAACAATCTTTGAGAAAACATCTTTAAAACCTTGGAAATTTTACAAACCAAAAAAACAAGCGAAATTCATCTTGGAAACAAAAAAAGACAAGTTAAAATTAAAAATGGGAGATAGCTTAGATTTTATCTAA
- a CDS encoding DsbA family protein produces MNIIYLSDFNCPYSYIGLNRIKSVCNELNLDVEWEMKSFELEPKLTTVLNATERYAARHGLTVDDAKKEIEEIEKIAKNDGLNLNYSNVQLANSKNAHRLVKYVEYNYPKLTQELILKIFEANFIKNENIAEHDVLIRTASSCGLDENEISKFLKRESYAIEVDLDMDEAISNGITSTPYYFINHGDKRLIIPGVFEKKDFKIAFEDLLSGEIENKTFI; encoded by the coding sequence ATGAATATAATTTATTTAAGCGATTTTAACTGTCCTTATTCATATATCGGATTAAATAGAATAAAAAGCGTTTGTAATGAACTTAATTTAGATGTTGAATGGGAAATGAAATCTTTTGAACTTGAACCTAAATTAACTACTGTTTTAAATGCAACAGAAAGATACGCTGCCAGGCATGGTCTGACAGTCGATGATGCAAAAAAGGAAATTGAAGAAATAGAAAAAATTGCTAAAAACGACGGATTAAATCTTAATTACAGCAATGTTCAGCTTGCCAACTCCAAAAACGCCCACCGTCTCGTTAAATATGTGGAATACAACTATCCCAAACTGACACAGGAACTTATTTTAAAAATATTTGAAGCCAATTTTATTAAAAATGAAAATATTGCAGAACATGATGTTTTAATAAGAACAGCCAGTTCATGCGGATTAGATGAAAATGAAATAAGCAAATTTCTTAAAAGAGAATCCTACGCAATTGAAGTAGACCTTGACATGGACGAAGCCATTTCAAATGGAATAACATCAACACCATATTATTTCATAAACCATGGAGATAAAAGACTAATAATCCCCGGTGTTTTTGAAAAAAAAGATTTTAAAATTGCATTTGAGGATTTGCTTAGCGGTGAAATTGAAAATAAAACATTTATCTAA
- a CDS encoding methionine adenosyltransferase: MRNIVVKELNQSYIEDLEIEIVERKGIGHPDSISDGIAQAVSNALCEMYQKELGEGCILHHNTDEVQITAGDSDPDWEGGIIRKPIDILLTGRGVSEFEKEDEKGNKEIIKFPLERVAIKAAKDFLKETIINLDVELDAVVECKIGHGSGDLVNVFDRSPEAIPKSNDTSFGVGFAPLSEVEQLVLATEELLNSKEFKVDYPAVGQDIKVMGLREGDEINLTIACAMVSKYLKNREEYIEVRESLKSIVEELAPKYTSRSVNVDVNTGDNDETEDKSGYYLTVTGTSAEMGDDGSVGRGNRANGLITPCRPMSMEATSGKNPVNHVGKIYNVLANKMANDAVDEVEGIKQLHIMLLTQIGSPINEPTASIQVILEDGLKLEDVEDDIKEVINRNLDNIRDITKLVIEGKARTF; encoded by the coding sequence ATGAGAAATATTGTAGTAAAAGAATTAAATCAATCATATATTGAAGATTTAGAAATTGAAATCGTTGAAAGAAAAGGAATCGGTCACCCTGACAGTATCAGTGACGGAATTGCTCAGGCAGTCTCTAATGCATTATGTGAAATGTATCAAAAAGAATTAGGCGAAGGTTGTATTTTACACCACAACACTGATGAGGTTCAGATTACTGCCGGAGATTCTGATCCTGATTGGGAAGGGGGAATAATCAGAAAACCTATTGACATTTTATTGACTGGTAGAGGAGTATCTGAATTTGAAAAAGAGGATGAAAAAGGTAATAAAGAAATTATCAAGTTCCCTCTTGAAAGAGTAGCTATCAAAGCAGCTAAAGATTTCTTAAAAGAAACTATTATTAATTTAGATGTTGAACTCGACGCAGTTGTAGAATGTAAAATCGGACACGGTTCCGGAGACTTGGTCAACGTATTTGACAGATCTCCTGAAGCCATTCCTAAATCAAACGATACTTCATTCGGTGTAGGTTTCGCTCCTTTATCTGAAGTTGAACAACTTGTACTTGCTACTGAAGAATTATTGAACTCAAAAGAATTCAAAGTAGATTATCCTGCTGTTGGTCAGGATATTAAAGTTATGGGATTAAGAGAAGGTGATGAGATTAACTTAACCATCGCCTGTGCAATGGTTTCAAAATATCTCAAAAACAGAGAAGAATACATTGAAGTTCGCGAAAGCTTAAAATCAATTGTTGAGGAGCTCGCCCCTAAATACACATCAAGAAGCGTCAATGTTGATGTAAACACCGGAGACAACGATGAAACTGAAGACAAATCTGGTTACTACCTTACTGTAACAGGTACTTCTGCTGAAATGGGAGATGACGGTTCTGTAGGAAGAGGAAACAGAGCTAACGGATTAATCACTCCGTGCAGACCTATGTCCATGGAAGCAACTTCTGGTAAAAACCCTGTTAACCACGTTGGTAAAATCTACAATGTTTTAGCAAATAAAATGGCAAATGATGCAGTTGATGAAGTTGAAGGTATTAAGCAACTGCATATTATGCTTTTAACTCAAATCGGTTCTCCGATTAACGAACCTACCGCATCTATTCAGGTTATTCTTGAAGATGGTCTTAAATTAGAAGATGTGGAAGATGACATTAAAGAAGTTATTAACAGGAATTTAGATAATATTAGGGATATTACTAAATTAGTCATCGAAGGAAAAGCTAGAACTTTCTAG